From Betta splendens chromosome 3, fBetSpl5.4, whole genome shotgun sequence, the proteins below share one genomic window:
- the ankrd11 gene encoding ankyrin repeat domain-containing protein 11 isoform X1: MMPKGGGSKTPQLDHFPLNTDMVEKQGGKKDKVLSNKTPKLDRSDGVKEMKEKAPKRKLPFTAGANGDQKDSDSEKPGPERKRIKKEPTNTRKAGLPFGMGMPGIRAGYPLSERQQVALLMQMTAEESVNSPDTTPKHQSQSSLGQKGTPNSASKTKDKVNKRNERGETRLHRAAIRGEVRRIKELINEGADVNVKDFAGWTALHEACNRGYYDVAKQLLAAGAEVNTKGLDDDTPLHDASNNGHFKVVKLLLRYGGDPRQSNRRGETPLKVANSPTMLNLLLGKGTYTSSDESSSESSEEEEDAPSFAPSSSVDGNNTDSEFEKGLKLKGKTIDPPKSAVTPVKDEYEFDEDDEEERVPPVDDKHLLKKDFRKDSVSKANSFISIPKMEVKTYSKSNSLTPKKTIRRIISDSNSSDEDDRTLCFTPAPTPRQQAQQTNSKTRDSVSMSSKQQKDKNKVKKKRKKESKNNVSKEVRFGKVNDKFCTSDSDCGDMESEDDKGSNSIKDSSATSLKESPGFNASSSSHGNLNSQKQAPSLAEQHPKQWRTDGWKTVSSPTWSDVSSLSDSVRTRLSSESDYSSADSSVESIKQVKRKAQENKKKNNDVHGSTTDKKNSDLYKNSNTDGAVSKTDVDGKVLKKHKVKHKHKNKEKDKAPSLVLNQDMNEKFVKSYSFDFDDSRQKSLIVESESPAESKVKLSKHEKDHSKKEDRLSKGKAEDKDWSSGKDLHRTKEEKYRKMKDSTKDKTNKEEREKPVKSDKDRNLKEKEKPKEDKQKAHKEEKKKKSKEKSSSKADRKSEQKEEKHLKVDKEKNTKEDKEKCKKDKAQKEDSEYDAYDVNNRFLNLEDTKLSVSDDHHDRWGSEMSSDSSLYGDDSWDAPVKDYKEYKANNAVKLIVETVKEETRRKENKVKDKKSDHNEKRSDKEASKKKDKDSSEKTNEKKKDWSEKQKLNSSHSVEKEKKRKESTDLVKDKKDKDSLDSSRDRKDSYEFMKERKDLKIKQESIRDEYGNDSFFKDSDAGKLCDIRERNHSGKEKDKKGEGTEKREKTKTDKHKEKTKDRGADQEKDKSEKCSTEKTKEKDVDRGTKDKKEGAKDKHKETHGKDKDRKASSEQTKEKKDKTSQDKHADREKDFLEIKKEERKPEKKWYKIADIFTDESDDDEDSYSGSVLVSDPIRKDSTPDLDELDHFPSEKVRKTSVEAKHNTEKAKDKEHKEKKKEKSTFDTGKDRKGSLEKHNKDKKDSVDVKHKDRKDRMSLDSNQDKKNKQKLLDKRDTSEEKTKSKYKDKLDHSKERKPSKGSGENEKSLLEKLEEEAMNDYKDDSNDKNSEISSDSFTDRGHDPVHTSYYDSISLTDVSEDRRDSLSISTPQDKFREKERHRHSSSSSSKKSHDKEKEKVKKDKADKRDKTEEIRESYSRRESLPFEKEPMPLEADPYTFPYGGKGDGEDDFEKTLEFEKEMSKKDKDKTSGIISDRMKDKKKKEKHKEKLKEEKNKYIDGFGSFKHSKEDVKSGLKDSPQVTILKDRSKDESPKYDLKKDRNRDTLDKDSRMDHSKSKSKDENEKLTQSKDSVRKENRPREKLLVDGDYQMTSFGQMLSLKDQEIEERHKRHKERMKQMEKLRPKSGDPKLKDKTKSTEEVRKNRNELSSKKSSSLETGLKEKKLKDVGLPAQMMSPGRKFQLSDSQNSKDWLTGHQMKENLPASPRPDQNRPTGVPTPTSVMSCPSFEEVMQTPRTPSCSAEDYPDIMLDGLDCQNSSAMTMSMNACSPSFFESRYSNSQSFPEGTCPTPAKNLQLPLVSRSASSEVRRPLEDEFKAEADKFLRQQSDPAAVFDPTSSQTLEDKSSAADRVECLSSPYFSPMILSPRRELVHPAPDMATQALGGTETNERLTESVYSFLPKPSTPVHRPDPQEPCFEIAAPPTPAPAALPPLDIDDISEPHHSEPNLVLSDLPSVKKEHEQEEDDEEEEEDDDDEEEGEMDERNDRDHCATEEPEQTRDPCSFSPRVEEPLRKSWPAESPDPHDPEIHHLSPTHSAPNHGENCFDHNMGWNPDMDLKSPHRTYGEIETAVSKITSPYSHSDSDMQHLSGHPSITPPYATWNRWPKEDPEDLAEQKEAVDDIPSPEQPETALDSESNYLNTSSSSNRLESFFQDCNKPSIEDGHQMDSESSCVDPDSRQRTHSFSGATDGHMVPAVGSDPVVPWADPFSTDADDLGIFSLPDLPLPDKSEEVEPRDPELDNHSKTVPTHNRHTISDPDVQDIMEVDLPSLAKTSAGDVGLCEPSGQDFVVPSPRASFQQELDPEPQSVPVNSSLSLSQQQSSILDGKRTYGVPEESDPNMLYLSVKSDISHQHHITMHSLTESLQLPLDSMSVVKPEVKQEELSEPVVESVTRSPLPQCPQVTFSNTVEPPDTQETSSKLTPVNLTTVSTTVEIPKKVEEIPQRVTRNRIKNNLSAAATPPTSSIITSTAAATSVTASLAVTINPIPSRTPTPTSAYSLANLKKDKESGLPVSSTTSNLTPAVTVSSVTSVLGKTTKGRSLQMDDEESQTQHPRKRKFPRSAGQQVQVQLVNTAMQQTREMIQQTLAVVVNAIKLDDIEPYHSDRSNPYFEYLQIRKKIEEKRKILCYITPQAPQCYAEYVTYTGSYLLDGKPLSKLHIPVIAPPPSLSEPLKELFRQQEAVRGKLRLQHSIEREKLIVSCEQEVLRVHCRAARTIANQAVPFSACTMLLDSEVYNMPSESQVGKGDENKSVRDRFNARQFISWIQDVDDKYDRMKTCVLMRQQHEAAALNAVQRMEWQLKVQELDPAGHKSLCVNEVPSFYVPMVDVNDDFVLLPA; this comes from the exons ATGATGCCCAAAGGTGGGGGTTCTAAAACCCCCCAGCTGGACCACTTCCCACTCAACACCGACATGGTGGAAAAGCAGGGTGGGAAGAAG GATAAAGTATTGTCAAACAAGACTCCCAAATTGGATCGCAGTGATGGGGtcaaagaaatgaaagaaaaggcCCCTAAAAGGAAGCTTCCCTTCACTGCTGGAGCTAATGGAGACCAGAAAGATTCTGACTCGG AGAAACCAGGTCCGGAGCGGAAGCGTATTAAAAAAGAGCCCACCAACACCCGGAAGGCGGGCTTGCCGTTTGGAATGGGGATGCCAGGCATCCGGGCTGGGTACCCTCTCTCCGAACGGCAGCAGGTGGCCTTGCTCATGCAAATGACAGCTGAGGAGTCCGTCAACAGCCCAG ACACAACACCAAAGCATCAGTCACAGTCCAGTCTGGGTCAGAAGGGAACACCAAACTCTGCATCTAAAACCAAAGATAAAGTGAATAAACGCAATGAGCGAGGAGAGACTCGGCTGCACAGAGCAGCAATCCGTGGAGAGGTACGCCGCATCAAAGAGCTCATCAATGAGGGAGCTGATGTGAATGTAAAAGACTTTGCAG GCTGGACTGCATTACATGAAGCATGCAACAGGGGGTATTATGATGTGGCCAAGCAGCTGCTGGCAGCCGGAGCAGAGGTCAACACCAAGGGTCTGGATGATGATACGCCTCTGCATGATGCATCTAACAATGGACATTTTAAG GTGGTAAAACTACTTTTGCGGTATGGTGGGGACCCACGTCAAAGCAACAGGAGAGGTGAAACCCCACTGAAGGTCGCCAATTCTCCAACTATGCTGAATTTATTGCTGGGGAAAGGCACTTACACTTCCAGTGATGAAAGTTCATCAG AatcttcagaggaggaggaggatgcccCATCATTTGCCCCTTCCAGCTCTGTTGATGGCAATAACACAGACTCAGAGTTTGAAAAGGGCCTGAAGTTAAAGGGGAAAACCATAGACCCTCCAAAATCTGCTGTCACACCAGTCAAAGATGAATACGAATTTGAcgaggatgatgaagaggaacgTGTCCCACCTGTGGACGATAAACACCTCTTGAAAAAAGACTTCCGTAAAGACTCAGTCAGCAAGGCCAATAGTTTTATCTCCATACCCAAGATGGAGGTCAAAACTTATTCCAAAAGCAACTCGCTTACACCAAAGAAAACCATCAGGCGGATCATCTCCGACAGTAACAGTTCAGACGAGGATGATAGGACTTTGTGTTTCACCCCAGCACCTACACCACGACAACAAGCCCAGCAAACAAATAGCAAGACAAGAGACTCTGTCAGCATGAGCTCCaaacaacagaaagacaaaaataaagttaaaaagaaGCGGAAGAAGGAGAGTAAAAATAATGTCAGTAAAGAAGTGAGGTTTGGTAAAGTCAATGACAAATTCTGTACGTCTGATTCTGACTGTGGCGATATGGAAAGTGAAGACGATAAGGGCTCAAATAGTATAAAAGACTCGTCTGCAACAAGCCTGAAAGAATCCCCCGGCTTTaatgcatcctcctcctcccatggAAACTTGAACTCTCAGAAACAAGCACCATCATTAGCAGAACAACATCCAAAACAGTGGAGGACAGATGGTTGGAAGACTGTGTCGTCTCCGACATGGTCAGATGTCAGTTCTCTCTCGGATTCAGTCAGAACGAGACTGTCCAGTGAGTCTGACTATTCGTCTGCTGATTCCAGTGTGGAGTCTATAAAACAAGTTAAAAGGAAAGCGCaagagaataaaaagaagaataaCGATGTGCACGGCAGCACAACTGACAAGAAAAATTCAGATCTCTACAAAAATTCCAATACAGACGGCGCCGTATCCAAAACTGATGTAGATGGCAAAGTGCTGAAAAAGCATAAAGTGAAGCACAAGCACAAAAATAAGGAAAAGGACAAGGCTCCTAGTCTAGTACTTAATCAAGACATGAATGAAAAATTTGTCAAGAGCTATTCATTTGATTTTGATGATTCAAGGCAGAAGTCCTTAATTGTTGAGTCCGAATCACCTGCTGAGAGCAAGGTGAAGTTGTCCAAACATGAAAAAGACCATTCAAAAAAGGAGGACAGGCTTTCAAAAGGCAAGGCTGAGGATAAGGACTGGTCATCTGGAAAAGACCTGCACAGAACGAAAGAAGAGAAATATAGGAAAATGAAAGACTCCACAAAGGACAAGACGAataaggaggagagggaaaagcCAGTAAAATCTGACAAGGACAGAAATctcaaagagaaagagaagcccAAGGAAGATAAACAAAAGGCtcacaaagaggagaaaaagaaaaagtctaAGGAGAAGTCCTCGTcaaaggcagacagaaagagtgagcaaaaagaagagaaacatCTAAAGGTGGACAAGGAGAAAAACACCAAGGAGGACAAAGAGAAAtgcaaaaaagacaaagcacagAAGGAAGACTCTGAATATGACGCCTATGATGTTAACAACCGTTTCCTCAACCTGGAGGACACAAAGCTCAGTGTCTCAGATGACCATCATGACAGATGGGGCTCAGAGATGTCCTCTGATTCTTCCTTGTATGGCGATGATAGTTGGGATGCGCCCGTCAAAGACTACAAGGAATACAAAGCCAACAATGCAGTTAAATTAATAGTTGAAACTGTAAAGGAAGAGacaagaaggaaagaaaataaagtcAAAGACAAAAAATCTGATCACAATGAGAAAAGATCAGATAAGGAAGCCTCTAAAAAGAAGGACAAAGATTCTTCAGAAAAGACAAATGAGAAGAAAAAGGACTGGTCAGAGAAACAGAAATTAAATTCAAGTCACTCagttgaaaaagaaaagaagcgtAAAGAATCCACAGACTTggtgaaagacaaaaaagacaaGGATTCACTGGACAGCAGTCGAGACCGTAAAGACTCGTATGAGTTCatgaaggaaagaaaagacCTAAAAATTAAGCAGGAATCCATAAGAGATGAATATGGCAATGATTCTTTTTTCAAAGACAGTGATGCTGGTAAACTGTGTGATATCAGAGAAAGAAACCACTCAGGAAAAGAGAAAGATAAGAAGGGTGAAGGAACAGAAAAGcgagaaaagacaaaaactgacaagcacaaagagaagacaaaagacagaggagctgaTCAGGAAAAAGACAAGAGCGAGAAATGCTctacagaaaaaacaaaagaaaaagatgtaGACCGGGGCACCAAAGACAAGAAGGAGGGAGCCAAAGACAAACATAAAGAAACTCATGGCAAAGACAAAGATCGAAAGGCATCTTCAGAACAGACCAAGGAGAAGAAAGATAAGACCTCTCAAGACAAACATGCTGATAGAGAGAAGGATTTCTTGGAAAtaaagaaagaggaaaggaaaCCGGAGAAAAAGTGGTACAAGATCGCTGACATTTTCACTGACGAAAGCGATGACGATGAGGACAGCTACAGCGGCAGTGTACTTGTGTCTGACCCTATCAGAAAAGACTCGACGCCGGACCTCGATGAGCTGGATCACTTCCCTTCAGAAAAAGTCAGAAAAACATCAGTAGAAGCTAAACATAACACAGAAAAGGCAAAAGacaaagaacacaaagaaaagaagaaagaaaagtccaCATTTGACACAGGCAAAGACAGAAAAGGCTCCCtggagaaacacaacaaagacaagaaaGATTCTGTGGACGTCAAACACAAGGACAGAAAAGACCGAATGTCATTAGACTCAAATCAAGACAAGAAAAAtaagcagaagctgctggacAAGCGGGACACCAgtgaggaaaagacaaaaagcaaataCAAAGACAAGCTTGACCATTCGAAAGAGCGAAAGCCCTCCAAAGGCAGTGGTGAGAATGAAAAGTCCCTATTGGAAAAATTGGAAGAGGAAGCTATGAACGACTATAAGGATGATTCCAATGACAAGAACAGTGAAATCTCCTCGGATAGTTTCACTGATAGAGGTCACGATCCTGTCCACACTAGTTACTATGACTCAATCAGCTTGACAGACGTGTCTGAGGATAGAAGAGATTCTCTGTCCATATCTACACCCCAGGACAAGttcagagaaaaagaaagacatcGTCAttcctcgtcatcctcatccAAGAAAAGCCACGACAAGGAGAAGGAAAAGGTCAAAAAGGACAAAGCAGACAAACGTGACAAAACCGAGGAGATCAGGGAGTCCTACAGTCGTAGAGAGAGCCTTCCTTTTGAAAAAGAGCCCATGCCTCTAGAGGCAGACCCTTACACATTCCCATACGGAGGTAAGGGAGATGGCGAAGATGACTTTGAGAAAACATTGGAATTTGAAAAAGAGATGTCcaagaaagacaaagacaaaacatcTGGCATCATCAGTGACaggatgaaggacaaaaagaaaaaggagaaacatAAGGAAaaactgaaggaggagaagaataaGTATATTGATGGTTTCGGATCATTTAAACACTCCAAGGAGGATGTAAAGTCAGGGTTGAAAGATAGCCCACAGGTGACTATTCTGAAAGACAGGTCAAAAGACGAAAGCCCAAAATATGAcctgaaaaaagacagaaatcgGGATACATTAGACAAAGACAGCAGAATGGATCACAGTAAATCTAAGTCAAAGGATGAAAACGAGAAACTCACTCAGTCCAAAGACTCGGTGCGGAAAGAAAACCGCCCACGTGAAAAACTGCTAGTGGATGGTGATTATCAGATGACAAGCTTTGGCCAGATGTTGAGTCTAAAAGATCAGGAGATCGAAGAGCGTCACAAGCGACACAAGGAGAGAATGAAACAGATGGAAAAGTTACGACCCAAGTCAGGGGACCCCAAACTAAAGGACAAGACAAAGTCCACAGAGGAAGTCCGGAAGAATCGCAATGAGCTGTCATCGAAGAAATCCAGCAGCTTGGAGACTGGTCTTAaagagaagaagctgaaggatgtGGGTCTTCCTGCACAAATGATGTCCCCTGGAAGGAAGTTCCAGCTTTCAGACAGTCAGAACTCCAAAGACTGGCTGACTGGACACCAAATGAAAGAGAACCTCCCCGCTTCTCCCAGGCCAGATCAGAACAGGCCAACTGGTGTGCCTACACCAACATCTGTGATGTCCTGCCCCAGCTTTGAGGAAGTAATGCAGACACCACGAACACCATCCTGTAGTGCAGAGGATTACCCTGATATTATGTTGGACGGGTTAGACTGCCAGAACTCCTCAGCTATGACCATGTCAATGAATGCCTGCTCCCCATCCTTCTTTGAAAG cAGGTATTCTAACTCCCAGAGTTTCCCGGAGGGTACCTGCCCTACCCCTGCAAAAAATCTCCAGCTCCCTCTTGTCAGCCGTTCTGCATCCTCCGAGGTCCGGAGGCCTTTAGAAGACGAGTTCAAGGCTGAGGCTGATAAGTTCCTGCGACAACAAAGTGATCCAGCAGCTGTCTTTGATCCAACGTCCTCTCAGACTTTAGAGGACAAATCATCAGCTGCCGATAGGGTGGAGTGCCTATCTTCTCCTTATTTTTCTCCAATGATTTTGTCTCCTCGTCGTGAGTTGGTTCACCCAGCACCAGATATGGCAACACAAGCTCTTGGTGGCACGGAGACCAATGAACGCCTCACTGAAAGCGTATACAGTTTTTTGCCCAAACCGTCTACACCAGTTCACAGACCTGACCCCCAGGAGCCCTGCTTTGAAATTGCTGCGCCACCAaccccagctcctgctgctttgcCACCTCTGGACATTGATGACATCTCTGAGCCTCACCACAGTGAGCCTAACCTGGTACTCTCAGATCTTCCCTCTGTCAAAAAGGAACATGAGCAAGAAGAggatgacgaagaggaggaggaggacgacgacgatgaggaggaaggtgaaATGGATGAGAGAAACGACAGAGACCATTGTGcaacagaggaaccagaacaaACCAGAGATCCATGTTCTTTCTCTCCTCGAGTTGAAGAGCCACTGAGAAAGAGCTGGCCTGCAGAGTCTCCAGACCCCCATGATCCAGAGATTCACCACCTGTCTCCGACACACTCTGCCCCCAACCACGGCGAGAACTGTTTTGATCACAACATGGGTTGGAACCCTGATATGGACCTTAAATCTCCCCACAGAACATATGGGGAGATAGAGACTGCTGTTTCCAAAATAACCAGCCCATACTCTCATTCGGACAGCGACATGCAACATTTGTCAGGACACCCATCCATCACGCCTCCTTACGCTACATGGAATAGGTGGCCCAAAGAAGATCCAGAAGATTTGGCTGAGCAAAAAGAGGCTGTCGATGATATCCCCTCTCCAGAGCAGCCTGAAACTGCTTTGGACAGTGAATCCAACTATTTAAACACGTCATCTTCATCTAATAGGCTGGAGTCTTTCTTCCAGGACTGCAATAAGCCTAGCATAGAAGATGGTCACCAAATGGACAGTGAGTCTTCATGTGTAGACCCAGACAGTAGACAGAGGACACACAGCTTCAGTGGCGCCACAGACGGACACATGGTTCCAGCTGTTGGATCTGACCCTGTGGTGCCCTGGGCTGACCCGTTCTCAACTGATGCAGATGACTTGGGAATTTTCTCTTTGCCTGACTTGCCACTACCAGACAAGTCTGAAGAAGTAGAGCCTCGAGATCCAGAATTAGACAACCACAGCAAAACTGTGCCCACCCATAACAGACATACCATTTCAGATCCAGATGTGCAGGACATAATGGAAGTGGATCTACCAAGTTTGGCCAAAACGTCTGCTGGAGATGTAGGTCTCTGTGAACCTAGTGGACAGGACTTTGTTGTACCATCACCACGTGCCAGCTTCCAGCAAGAGCTGGATCCTGAACCTCAAAGTGTCCCAGTGAAcagctccctgtctctctcacaACAACAGAGTAGCATTTTGGATGGAAAAAGAACTTATGGAGTACCTGAAGAGTCTGATCCTAATATGCTTTATTTATCTGTGAAATCGGACATCAGTCATCAACATCACATAACAatgcactcactcactgaaTCGTTGCAGTTACCACTGGATTCGATGTCGGTTGTCAAGCCAGAGGTAAAACAGGAAGAGTTGTCTGAGCCTGTAGTAGAATCTGTGACGCGCAGTCCTCTCCCTCAGTGTCCTCAGGTTACCTTCTCCAACACGGTGGAACCACCAGACACTCAGGAGACCTCATCCAAGCTAACGCCAGTAAACCTGACCACTGTGTCCACAACTGTAGAAATCCCCAAGAAAGTAGAAGAAATCCCTCAGAGGGTGACCCGCAATCGCATCAAGAATaatctctctgctgctgctaccCCTCCTACCTCCAGCATAATAACCTCAACTGCTGCTGCCACCTCTGTAACAGCCAGTCTAGCAGTGACCATTAACCCAATTCCTTCTCGAACCCCGACACCCACCTCGGCATATTCCTTGGCAAAtttgaagaaagacaaagaatcTGGGCTCCCTGTCTCTTCTACCACATCTAATTTAACTCCAGCTGTTACTGTATCTTCTGTGACCTCGGTTCTTGGTAAAACGACAAAAGGTCGCTCTCTCCAAATGGATGACGAGGAGTCTCAAACCCAGCACCCACGTAAGAGGAAATTTCCCCGTTCTGCTGGCcagcaggttcaggtccagctgGTAAACACAGCCATGCAGCAGACTAGGGAAATGATTCAGCAAACTTTGGCTGTGGTTGTCAACGCCATCAAGCTGGATGATATTGAGCCCTATCACAGTGACCGTTCAAACCCTTACTTTGAATACCTGCAGATCAGAAAGAAGATTGAAGAGAAAAGGAAGATTCTGTGCTATATCACCCCACAGGCCCCACAGTGTTACGCTGAATATGTGACCTACACCGGCTCATACTTGTTGGATGGCAAGCCCCTCAGCAAGCTTCACATCCCTGTG ATTGCCCCACCTCCATCGCTGTCGGAGCCTCTGAAAGAGCTTTTCAGACAACAGGAGGCAGTAAGAGGCAAGCTCAGATTGCAGCACAGTATAGAGCGG GAGAAGCTGATCGTTTCATGTGAACAGGAGGTTTTGAGGGTCCATTGCAGAGCAGCCAGGACAATAGCCAATCAGGCTGTTCCATTCAGCGCCTGCACCATGCTGTTGGATTCTGAAGTATACAACATGCCATCAGAGAGCCAGGTAGGAAAG GGTGATGAGAACAAGTCCGTTAGAGATCGTTTCAACGCTCGCCAGTTTATTTCTTGGATCCAGGATGTGGATGATAAATATGACCGCATGAAG acatgTGTGTTGATGCGGCAGCAGCACGAGGCAGCAGCCCTCAACGCAGTGCAAAGGATGGAGTGGCAACTGAAGGTCCAGGAGCTGGACCCGGCAGGGCACAAGTCCCTCTGTGTCAACGAAGTGCCGTCCTTCTACGTGCCAATGGTCGACGTCAACGACGACTTTGTCCTGCTACCTGCGTGA